One stretch of Arachis duranensis cultivar V14167 chromosome 1, aradu.V14167.gnm2.J7QH, whole genome shotgun sequence DNA includes these proteins:
- the LOC107496879 gene encoding uncharacterized protein LOC107496879, with amino-acid sequence MLQTVSHCRCFSSSRGVSQSKRLPFIVSQVSSLCFNPLRSKVSSLFFSASSLHASQIPNNRRKMTRQGAYKESDDMLIDEPKLPQQGQIAALPNEFNPSYLKIYYSKLFPHADLYRWMSYGNDGKHPACDSSYLGRREFSYTLDNDIFVRYNTFNSATELENSIKDKCPLKIDIGPIYNLNPAHRNAYAGDNVLTPVERELIFDIDMSDYDDVRYCCSGADVCLNCWPLMTVAVKVIDTSLRGNFVHFIHTLSLHIFKCYHYTYRLTNEQRAAVADYFRVYKGNENNYKKVSLMGQVLHPFLARSYTEVLKEYFETKLLTSQNLLSSEERYEKILEMIPDQSIASELRGKWQESRRSSSAKEDINIVRWEQLKQLLQKHKAQGVRRCVEEIVFTYTFPRLDMEEMWTSMLTCTKDGTLKDGRSLKELITPISNNIRILIGIIPILMHVNLMAMMTLLVILNNHHHMPMNLILNMNLNHSHKPFHTKHLPIIHIHHMTNHPYHTFMTILSKSP; translated from the exons ATGCTCCAAACTGTGTCTCACTGTCGTTGCTTCTCTTCTTCGCGTGGAGTCTCGCAGTCAAAGCGACTACCTTTCATCGTGTCTCAAGTTTCTAGTCTCTGCTTCAACCCTCTCAGGTCTAAGGTCTCAAGTCTCTTCTTCTCTGCTTCAAGCCTTCATGCCTCTCAG ATCCCCAACAACCGCCGCAAAATGACTCGCCAAGGAGCTTATAAAGAAAGCGATGACATGCTCATTGATGAACCAAAACTGCCTCAGCAAGGCCAAATCGCGGCCCTTCCTAATGAGTTCAACCCCAGTTATCTGAAAATATATTACA GTAAGCTGTTTCCTCATGCTGATTTATATAGATGGATGTCATACGGCAACG ATGGGAAGCATCCTGCTTGTGATTCATCTTACTTGGGACGAAGGGAATTCTCGTACACCCTAGATAACGATATATTTGTGCGCTACAATACCTTCAATAGTGCCACCGAACTTGAAAACTCCATCAAAGACAAGTGCCCGTTAAAGATAGATATTGGACCCATCTACAACCTCAAC CCTGCACATAGGAATGCTTATGCTGGAGATAATGTTCTCACTCCGGTTGAGAGGGAGCTGATTTTTGATATA GATATGTCAGATTATGATGATGTTAGATACTGCTGCTCAGGTGCTGATGTTTGTCTCAATTGCTGGCCATTAATGACTGTAGCTGTCAAAGTAATAGATACTTCCTTAAGAGGTAATTTTGTGCATTTTATACATACT TTGTCTCTACATATTTTCAAATGTTACCATTACACTTACAGGTTGACTAATGAGCAGAGAGCAGCAGTTGCGGACTATTTTCGTGTCTACAAG GGAAATGAAAATAACTATAAGAAGGTTTCCTTGATGGGTCAAGTTCTGCATCCCTTTCTGGC GAGATCATATACTGAAGTTCTCAAGGAATATTTTGAGACAAAACTGCTTACAAGTCAAAATTTACTTTCTAGCGAGGAGAGATATGAAAAGATCCTAGAGATGATTCCTGATCAAT CTATTGCTTCTGAACTTCGAGGAAAGTGGCAAGAAAGTAGGCGGTCTTCTAGTGCAAAAGAAGACATTAATATTGTTCGATGGGAGCAGCTTAAACAGTTGCTGCAAAAACATAAG GCACAAGGGGTGCGTAGGTGTGTTGAAGAGATTGTGTTCACCTATACATTTCCTAGGCTTGATATGGAG gaaatgtggaCTTCAATGCTAACATGTACCAAGGATGGAACactcaaagatgggaggagcctcaaggaattgatcactcctattagCAACAACATCCggatacttataggtataattcccatcctaatgcatgtcaatttaaTGGCTATGATGACTCTTCTTGTGATactcaacaaccaccatcatatgcctatgaatctcatcctcaacatgaacctcaaccattctcacaagcctttccataccaagcaccttcctataatccatatccatcatatgaccaatcatccaTACCATACTTTTATGACCATTTTGAGCAAGAGCCCTTAG
- the LOC107496862 gene encoding uncharacterized protein LOC107496862 isoform X1 — MVFPIKTEPIRITNTPGSCHLLQSAISAVSLSCFRLVFYISTLQFQIPNNRRKMTRQGAYKESDDMLIDEPKLPQQGQIAALPNEFNPSYLKIYYSKLFPHADLYRWMSYGNDGKHPACDSSYLGRREFSYTLDNDIFVRYNTFNSATELENSIKDKCPLKIDIGPIYNLNPAHRNAYAGDNVLTPVERELIFDIDMSDYDDVRYCCSGADVCLNCWPLMIVAVKVIDTSLRDDFGFRHILWVYSGRRGVHCWVCDRKARRLTNEQRAAVADYFRVYKGNENNYKKVSLMGQVLHPFLARSYTEVLKEYFETKLLTSQNLLSSEERYEKILEMIPDQSIASELRGKWQESRRSSSAKEDINIIRWEQLKQLLQKHKAQGVRRCVEEIVFTYTYPRLDMEVSKHMNHLLKAPFCVHPKTGRVCVPINPNNCEEFDPTTVPTLIQLLEELNREGLRSDVEGEWNKTSLANAIKLFRSSFLQPLLKICKEEMESSYNAKLQQSKDLLSW; from the exons ATGGTTTTTCCTATCAAAACCGAGCCAATTCGCATCACAAATACCCCTGGTTCCTGCCATCTGCTCCAATCTGCTATTTCCGCTGTCTCTCTAAGCTGTTTTCGCTTAGTCTTCTACATCTCCACACTTCAATTTCAGATCCCCAACAACCGCCGCAAAATGACTCGCCAAGGAGCTTATAAAGAAAGCGATGACATGCTCATTGATGAACCAAAACTGCCTCAGCAAGGCCAAATCGCGGCCCTTCCTAATGAGTTCAACCCCAGTTATCTGAAAATATATTACA GTAAGCTGTTTCCTCATGCTGATTTATATAGATGGATGTCATACGGCAACG ATGGGAAGCATCCTGCTTGTGATTCATCTTACTTGGGACGAAGGGAATTCTCGTACACCCTAGATAACGATATATTTGTGCGCTACAATACCTTCAATAGTGCCACCGAACTTGAAAACTCCATCAAAGACAAGTGCCCGTTAAAGATAGATATTGGACCCATCTACAACCTCAAC CCTGCACATAGGAATGCTTATGCTGGAGATAATGTTCTCACTCCGGTTGAGAGGGAGCTGATTTTTGATATA GATATGTCAGATTATGATGATGTTAGATACTGCTGCTCAGGTGCTGATGTTTGTCTCAATTGCTGGCCATTAATGATTGTAGCTGTCAAAGTAATAGATACTTCCTTAAGAG ATGACTTTGGGTTTAGACATATTCTCTGGGTATATAGTGGTCGGCGTGGTGTACATTGTTGGGTCTGTGATAGAAAGGCAAGACG GTTGACTAATGAGCAGAGAGCAGCAGTTGCGGACTATTTTCGTGTCTACAAG GGAAATGAAAATAACTATAAGAAGGTTTCCTTGATGGGTCAAGTTCTGCATCCCTTTCTGGC GAGATCATATACTGAAGTTCTCAAGGAATATTTTGAGACAAAACTGCTTACAAGTCAAAATTTACTTTCTAGCGAGGAGAGATATGAAAAGATCCTAGAGATGATTCCTGATCAAT CTATTGCTTCTGAACTTCGAGGAAAGTGGCAAGAAAGTAGGCGGTCTTCTAGTGCAAAAGAAGACATTAATATTATTCGATGGGAGCAACTTAAACAGTTACTGCAAAAACATAAG GCACAAGGGGTGCGTAGGTGTGTTGAAGAGATTGTGTTCACCTATACATATCCTAGGCTTGATATGGAG GTTTCTAAACATATGAACCATTTGCTCAAAGCACCCTTCTGTGTGCACCCAAAAACAG GCCGTGTTTGTGTCCCCATCAACCCAAATAATTGTGAAGAATTTGATCCCACAACGGTGCCAACCCTTATCCAG CTTTTGGAAGAGCTGAATAGGGAGGGCTTGAGGTCTGATGTTGAAGGAG AATGGAATAAAACTTCACTTGCAAATGCCATCAAGCTCTTTAGGTCATCCTTCCTTCAGCCATTACTGAAAATTTGCAAG GAGGAAATGGAAAGCTCCTATAATGCGAAACTACAGCAGTCGAAGGATCTCCTTAGTTGGTAG
- the LOC107496862 gene encoding uncharacterized protein LOC107496862 isoform X2 has protein sequence MTRQGAYKESDDMLIDEPKLPQQGQIAALPNEFNPSYLKIYYSKLFPHADLYRWMSYGNDGKHPACDSSYLGRREFSYTLDNDIFVRYNTFNSATELENSIKDKCPLKIDIGPIYNLNPAHRNAYAGDNVLTPVERELIFDIDMSDYDDVRYCCSGADVCLNCWPLMIVAVKVIDTSLRDDFGFRHILWVYSGRRGVHCWVCDRKARRLTNEQRAAVADYFRVYKGNENNYKKVSLMGQVLHPFLARSYTEVLKEYFETKLLTSQNLLSSEERYEKILEMIPDQSIASELRGKWQESRRSSSAKEDINIIRWEQLKQLLQKHKAQGVRRCVEEIVFTYTYPRLDMEVSKHMNHLLKAPFCVHPKTGRVCVPINPNNCEEFDPTTVPTLIQLLEELNREGLRSDVEGEWNKTSLANAIKLFRSSFLQPLLKICKEEMESSYNAKLQQSKDLLSW, from the exons ATGACTCGCCAAGGAGCTTATAAAGAAAGCGATGACATGCTCATTGATGAACCAAAACTGCCTCAGCAAGGCCAAATCGCGGCCCTTCCTAATGAGTTCAACCCCAGTTATCTGAAAATATATTACA GTAAGCTGTTTCCTCATGCTGATTTATATAGATGGATGTCATACGGCAACG ATGGGAAGCATCCTGCTTGTGATTCATCTTACTTGGGACGAAGGGAATTCTCGTACACCCTAGATAACGATATATTTGTGCGCTACAATACCTTCAATAGTGCCACCGAACTTGAAAACTCCATCAAAGACAAGTGCCCGTTAAAGATAGATATTGGACCCATCTACAACCTCAAC CCTGCACATAGGAATGCTTATGCTGGAGATAATGTTCTCACTCCGGTTGAGAGGGAGCTGATTTTTGATATA GATATGTCAGATTATGATGATGTTAGATACTGCTGCTCAGGTGCTGATGTTTGTCTCAATTGCTGGCCATTAATGATTGTAGCTGTCAAAGTAATAGATACTTCCTTAAGAG ATGACTTTGGGTTTAGACATATTCTCTGGGTATATAGTGGTCGGCGTGGTGTACATTGTTGGGTCTGTGATAGAAAGGCAAGACG GTTGACTAATGAGCAGAGAGCAGCAGTTGCGGACTATTTTCGTGTCTACAAG GGAAATGAAAATAACTATAAGAAGGTTTCCTTGATGGGTCAAGTTCTGCATCCCTTTCTGGC GAGATCATATACTGAAGTTCTCAAGGAATATTTTGAGACAAAACTGCTTACAAGTCAAAATTTACTTTCTAGCGAGGAGAGATATGAAAAGATCCTAGAGATGATTCCTGATCAAT CTATTGCTTCTGAACTTCGAGGAAAGTGGCAAGAAAGTAGGCGGTCTTCTAGTGCAAAAGAAGACATTAATATTATTCGATGGGAGCAACTTAAACAGTTACTGCAAAAACATAAG GCACAAGGGGTGCGTAGGTGTGTTGAAGAGATTGTGTTCACCTATACATATCCTAGGCTTGATATGGAG GTTTCTAAACATATGAACCATTTGCTCAAAGCACCCTTCTGTGTGCACCCAAAAACAG GCCGTGTTTGTGTCCCCATCAACCCAAATAATTGTGAAGAATTTGATCCCACAACGGTGCCAACCCTTATCCAG CTTTTGGAAGAGCTGAATAGGGAGGGCTTGAGGTCTGATGTTGAAGGAG AATGGAATAAAACTTCACTTGCAAATGCCATCAAGCTCTTTAGGTCATCCTTCCTTCAGCCATTACTGAAAATTTGCAAG GAGGAAATGGAAAGCTCCTATAATGCGAAACTACAGCAGTCGAAGGATCTCCTTAGTTGGTAG